Proteins from one Deinococcus actinosclerus genomic window:
- the secE gene encoding preprotein translocase subunit SecE: MNLIQYFRDSRAELARVSWPTRQQVLEGTQAVLIFVVALTVIVYALDLVFSNLIRLVLA, encoded by the coding sequence ATGAACTTGATTCAGTACTTCCGCGATTCCCGCGCTGAACTCGCGCGCGTGTCGTGGCCGACCCGCCAGCAGGTGCTGGAAGGCACGCAGGCCGTGCTGATCTTCGTCGTGGCCCTCACCGTGATCGTGTACGCGCTGGATCTGGTGTTCAGCAACCTGATCAGGCTGGTGCTGGCATGA
- the rpmG gene encoding 50S ribosomal protein L33 has product MAKDGPRIIVKMESSAGTGFYYTTTKNRRNTQAKMELRKYDPVAKKHVVFKEKKV; this is encoded by the coding sequence ATGGCGAAAGACGGCCCCCGCATCATCGTGAAAATGGAAAGCAGCGCCGGCACCGGCTTCTACTACACGACCACCAAGAACCGCCGCAACACCCAGGCGAAGATGGAACTGCGCAAGTACGACCCCGTCGCCAAGAAGCACGTGGTCTTCAAAGAGAAGAAGGTCTGA